The genomic window TAACCTGGACTACAGACACTTCAGGTTTGACGAACAAATATGTGTTGTCTCTTGCCGTATCGGACACGAATGTCTTTGCCGGCACCGACGATGGTGTCTTTGTTTCCACCAACAACGGCACAAGCTGGACGGTGGGGGACAGCGGACTCACGAATACCGAGATCAATTCTCTTGCAATCAGCCCTGACGGGACGAAACTTTTCGCCGGCACGAATAGCAGCGGAGTTTTTCTGTTAACGAACAACGGTTCAACCTGGACGGCGGAAGACAGTGGACTCGGAAACGCTAATGTATACGATTATGTCAATGCACTGGCAATCAGCCCCGATGGTAAGAATATCTACGCCGGAACTTGGGGCGGTGAAGTTTTCCTTTCGACTGATAATGGATCGACTTGGCGAAGGATAGGTTCTCAATTGGCGGCCGTGTCGACTCTCGCACTGAGCCCCAACGGAACGAATATCTTCGTAGGCACTCATTCCAACGGAGTCTATCTTTCTACAAACACCGGTTCAAGTTGGACAGTTGTCAATAGCGGATTAATGGCCGTCATTATTAATTCTTTTGCATTCAGTCCTAATAACACTAATGTCTTTGCAGGGAGCGGCGGTGAAGGAGTATTTCTTTCAACCGACAATGGTCTGAACTGGATACCCATCAACAACGGAATAGGGGAACTTGCTGACATTACATCTTTTGCGATTAGCACGAATGGGGCCAGTGTCTTTGCAGGTACCGACGGTGGTCAAGGTGTTTTTCTTTCTACGGACAGTGGTTCAAGCTGGGCCGAAGCGAACAAAGGATTAACAAATGGCCAGGTTAAAACTCTTGCAATGAGTCCCGACGGAAGGGATATTTTTGCGGGTACCAGCTACAGCGGTGTCTTTCTTTCTAGCGACAGTGGTTCAAGCTGGACTCCTATAGATTCTGGATTAACGAACGATACTGTCTATTCGATTGCAATCAGCCCCGATGGGGCGAAAATTTTCGCCGGCACGCTTGGAGGCGGGATCTTCCTTTCCATAAATAACGGTTCAAGCTGGACAGCAGCGGACTCTGGATTAACGAACAATTATGTCCATTCTCTTGCGATCAGCCCAGATGGAACGAAAATCTTCGCTGGGACGTATGGCGGTGGAGTTTTCCTATCTACGAACAATGGCGTAAGCTGGGAGGCGGTGAACAATGGGCTAGGGAGTGGTTCCTATATTCCACCTATTACATGCCTTGCCATTACTCCAGATGGCGCAGTTGTTTTTGCAGGCACAGACTGCAGTGGCTTGTTTCTATCCACGGACAATGGTTCAAGCTGGAAATCGGCTAATGATGGAGCGGAGGGTGTCATTGTCATCTCTCTTGCCGTTGACCCAAGTGGGACATTTGTCTTCATGGGTACTAAGTCAGGGGGCGCTGCAGCCAGTTCCACGGGTACAAACACTGCGAGCGCAAACTCTGGATACGGGGTGTGGCGATGCTCAGTATCGAAGATAGTTAGTGGTGTTAAGAATGACCCGAAGCAAATTCCAGTTCGTTTTGCTCTTGAGCAGAACTATCCGAATCCGTTCAATCCGTCCACGACCATCGACTATCAAATACCCGGAAACGCGTTTGTAGCCTTGAAGGTGTTCGATATACTTGGAAGAGAGATCAAGACCTTGATCAATGAACGGCAAGCTGCAGGAAGCCATTCCGTGCGATTCGACGCAAGCAATCTACCGAGTGGAGTTTATTTTTACCGACTGCAAGCTGGTACATTAACAGAAAGCAAGAAGCTTACGCTTCTTAAATGAAGGGGCAACTGCAACTAACAGCCAGAAAGAAGACGCTCATCATGGTATATAAAATCGAGTTCGCTTCACACCGCGCTCATCGGAATAACATGGATGTGCGAAAAGGTTCTTCTTGGTGGACGCTGGTCACCGGCACATAGCTAAACTACTATATTGATCTTGACATTGAAGAATAATGATCTAGGGGATGCGATGGAAAAAGAAACAGATTCAACAACCACGGCACACCCAGAGTTCGGGAAATTGAACAACTCGTTGGTGCTGTTGTCGCCGTTGCTAGTAATTATCATAAGCTTTGCCGCTGCCCGGATATTCAAGGTTATATGGGGTGTCTGGGCATGGGCACCGGGTATTCTGATATATTGGATTGCAATCGCGATCTTAATTTGGTGGGGAGGCGGAAGATCGTCCATCAAAAGATGGTTGGGATCCTCGAAGGGAGGTTGGGGTTGGTCAGTGTTTGCTGTAATTTTAGCTTTGCCTGCTCTGCCTATGATTCTCACGAAGAGTCATCTCCTTCACGGTATTTCGATCTGGCTACCGTGGTTATTGTTAGGGCTGATTAATCCTTTCCTGGAAGAAGGCTATTGGCGAGGTCTCGTACTGGATTCGACATCGAAATGGTCTAAATGGTTAAGCGTTCCTTATTCAGCTTTATTTTTCGCCTTGAATCATCTTGTTGGTCTGGGGACAACATCAATTGCCTGCCGCAACCCTATTTTTCTGGCGAATGTGTTCATCATAGGCATATGCTTCGGGATTATTTACTACAGGACGGGAAGTCTTCGGTGGCTAATCTTTTCGCATGCACTGACAGACCTTTTCAGTCTGAGCGTCCCTGTTTTCTTGAATCTGTACGTCCCACCGCTTTAACATTTTCATAGCATCATGGATGCGCGGCGGGACTTCTTTTCGCATCACGTTAGTTGCAATTGCCGGCTCATGGTCAGAAAGGCATGGTTGTTATGAACAATGTGGAAAAGTTTCGTTTGCTGATCACTGTATCTACACTTTGTCTCACTAATTTGTCCGTCGCTCAATGGGTTGAGACAAACGGGCCGTATGGAGCCTCAGTCTGTTCTTTTGCCGCAGATAGCACGACGATTTTCGCAGGAACGATCGAAGGGGGAATCTATCGGTCGACCGATGACGGCATCAGTTGGGTGAGCAGCAACGGTGCCATGGTCAGCACCTATGCACTCTCATTGGCTGCAATCGGAAGGAACATATTTGCTGGATCAGGGACTGGTGAAGGCATCAGTGTTTCGACTAACGATGGGATAACATGGAGAACGGTCAACAACGGACTACCTCCAAGCCCATATGGTTTTCAGACTGGCGTGATTCGCGCTCTTATTGTCGTGGGCACGCACATTTTCGCTGGGATTAACGACCCGAATGCCGTTGTGTACTGCTCCACGGATAGTGGGACTAGCTGGAATTTCGCTGGTTCAGGGATCACTTCCGGAAGCATTTCAGCATTTGCTATTGGTCCCGAAGGAAATGATTCGATTATTGCTGCCGGGACCAATGATGGAGTCTTTCTTTCGACAGACTATGGGTCAACATGGGAGGGTGCCGGATTGAAGAGTGAACCAATTCGATCTCTCGCTTTCTATGGAAGGAATCTTTTTGCAGCATCTTTTTATGATGGGGTCTTTACTACGTCTGACAATGGTGTCACTTGGTTGGCTGCGGATTCAGGATTATCTAGCACACAAGCGAGTTGTCTTTTATCAAACGGTTCAGAATTGTTCCTGGGGACTTACAACGAGGGTATCTTTCGTTACAATAATGACCTCAGAACCTGGAGCGCTGTTAACGTGGGTTTACCCCCGGATGAGACAAATGCCCTTTTTTTCAATGGGAACAGTCTATTTGCTGGTCTAATGGAAGTCGGAGTTTGTCGTTCTTCGAACTACGGTGCAGGTTGGAATGTCTCGAACAAGGGGATGAGAGAGTACGATATCTATTCGTTGGCTTCACTTGGGAATATCATATTTGCAAGTAGCTATTACTCATTCCGGTCATCGGATGAAGGGTTGAACTGGGTTCCCATTATGTATAGGTCCGCCTTCTTTGCGGACATGGATACTGTCGTTTTTGCTACCGCGGATTCAGGTATCTGCTTCTCAACAGACCAAGGAGTCAGTTGGACAACATCTCCGAATGACAGTCCACCGCTAGGATTCCAATACACTGCTCTTGCGGCGGGAGAAGAGAATCTATATTTGGGGGGTGCGGGTATGTGCGATATATGCAATCAAGGCGGTGTTTATCTTTCAACAGATCGGGGTGGTTGCTGGAGCTACAGAGGGCTCGCGAACATCTCTGCTTTGGCAACTAGTGGAGCGAAGGTCTATGCCGGCGATGTCGCCAACGGCGCCGCCAACGTTTTAGTATCCACAGATGCTGGATTGAATTGGGACGCTATCCTGAGTGCACCTTATTACATGAAAGCTATTGCCGTTCGAGAAGGCGAAATATTTATCGGAACCGAAGGCGGTGGTGTTATCCATTCGACCGACGATGGAAAAAATTGGGAGTATATAGATACAGGTCTATCTGGTTCCGCATTGCTAGTATCTTCCATTTTGGTCTGTGGACAGAATGTCTTTGCAGGGACAGGCGCGGGAGTCTTTTCTTTGGACATTGATGATACGAGTTGGAATGCCATTAACACAGGATTTGTACTTTCTTCTGATGCGGTGTACGCACTCGCGAGTGGTGATTCAAACTTGTATGCAGGATTGTATGGGAGTGTTTGGGAACGTCCGTTCTCACAGATTACTGCAGTGAAACAAGCTGTTCCACCAGCGGCACCTTTATTTTTCCGGTTAGGCCAGAATTACCCTAATCCTTTCAATCCGACAACGATCATAGATTACCAGCTGCCTTCAAGGAGTTACGTGACTTTGAAGGTATATGATGTCCTCGGAAGGCAAGTGGAAATTTTGGTGAATGAATATCAGAGCGCGGGCAGTCATTCCGTGAGATTTGACGCAAGCAAATTACCGAGTGGAGTTTACTTCTACAGACTCGAAGCTGGAACCTACCATGAAACCAAGAAACTTCTCTTGCTTAAATGAGCGGGCAACTGCAACTAACAACCGCCGTTGGAGAAACGAAGCGGTTCAATGTTGAAGGTGTACTTAATTCCTAATGAGATTATCATGAAGCAGAAGTTCATTCGGGTAACATCGATCTTTGCGGTTGCTTTTATCTCTGTAATAAGTGCTTCTTCTTTCAGGGGAAATAATGGATCAATGGACCCTGACAGTCTGACGTTGAATAGTCTGCGGAAGTTGGATAGATCTCCGTTTTACACGATGACTTTTTATGGCGATTATTATTTCAAAGATTATTTAGACGGACGAATTGAATTTCCGAGGTTGGACAGTGTGGATGCGAAAATAAAATGCACCTGTTTCGCGGCAATGGGCAATAGCGACTCGATGCTGTTCGGAAGAAATTTCGATTATCCAAACTCAATTCCTCTGCTTCTCTTCACGCATCCAAGAGATGGGTATGCATCCATGTCGATGACCGATCTAGATTATTTTGGATATAGCTACAAGAACCTACCGGACTCCTGTTCAAATAGAAAACAATTGTTGAAAACGCCATGGTTGCCGATTGACGGGGTAAATGAAAAAGGGGTAGCAATCGGTATCATGACCGTTGAAAAGACGGAGCCTCCAAACGATTCAAGCAAGCGTACGATAAATGAAGCGGCGATGATAAGATTAGTGCTCGACTATGCTGGCAATGTTGAAGAGGCCATTGAATTGATTCGACATTACAATGTCAATACCACCTTGATCGATCCGGAGCCCGAACATTATTTGATCGCAGATCCTTCCGGGCAATCGGTAATTGTCGAGTTTCTCGAAAATGATACAAAGATAATTCGGAATCAAACCCCCTGGCAGGTCGCGACAAATTTTAATGTTTATGGAAAAAACGTTTCAGAAATAAATGATGAAAGATACTTACTGGCATCTGCTGAATTAAAAGCAAAACTCGGTAACGTTAGTACGATTGAAGCTATGGCAATTTTGAAAGACGCTTCGGAAATCAATACAAGGTGGTTGGCAGTATATAACATGACTACAAAGAAAGTCGTAATTAGCATTGGACGGAATTTCGATAAAGTCTATAGATTCAATCTAACAAACTCAGAGAACGACGGCAGCAACTAACAGCGGCAACAATAACATTCACTCATACCATGATGAATAAAGGGGTTCCCTCAACGCCGCACTCATATTATATTGAATTGGTTGCGCGGCAGGACTTTTTTCTGGCGGACGTTATACGCAAGCAAAGGTACATCTGGTAAGGCGTTTTGCGGAGACTATAATTACCCAGGGCCAAAGAGTGATTTTATCTAGAAACCATAAGGATACGGGAAGGAACCAATGAGAAAACTGATCGAAATCACGTTCATGAGTCTCAATGGCGTGATGGACGCCCCAGACATTGTGCAGGAGGCGCAGCGATACTTCTTATCCAGCGAGGAGCACAACGACTATCAGAAGGAGCGACTTTTTGCAGCGGATGCTTTGCTGCTAGGACGAAAAACGTACGAAGTGCTATCGAAGGCTTATCCAAGCATGGCGAAATCTGGCGGAGGGGTACCGATGGACTTTGTAGATCGCATGAACAGCATTCCAAAATACGTAGCCTCGATGAGCCTCAAAGAAGCATCGTGGAACGCGAAAGTCATTCGAGGCGATATCGCGGAAGAAATGCGAGAGATTAAGGACCTACCAGGCAAAGACATCATAAAATATGGTACAGGGCCTCTCGACTCTATCTTGTTTGGCCAGCATTTGGTTGATTTGCTTTGCATCATTGTTTACCCTTTCGTACTGGGTCACGGCAGGCATTTGTTTGAGGGGCTCGAGTTCACGACGCACTTGAGATTGTCGGAGGTGAAACGGTTTGAGAGCGGAACTGTGGTGCTTGAATACATCCCCTAGAAATGATCAGCACTGATATAACATGGAAATCTTGTTTCTTTGTTCTGCAAAACACGATCCGTACAGAACTTTGCCTGCGTATAACAACGGCAATCACGACGCTCGATTATTATATATCATGGTTCTCGCTTCATGTCGCGCACATCATATCAAGAAGGATCGCGCCACGAACCATGCGAAAGGCATAGCAGGCGTGGAGTTTCACATAATTGCTGCGTTGCGTCTGTAGACAAACTCTTTGGGTGTGGTATATTACGTGTATAGCAATAGATTAGTGAGTTCCTTAGTGAGATTTCCAATTAACAGGAGATGATTGCATGTCTATTCTTTTGCATTTTTTTGCATTGATTATCGTATTACTACTTTTTGGATCTATTGGTTACGGACTAGCAAAAAGATCGAAGAAATTGGTCTCTCTTATTGCAGGGATAGTCCTGGTCGTGGTTACGATCTTTGTGTTTGGCATTATGCCTTCTACTATTCTTATCGGAATCTACGAACTTAAGGTTTATGTTTCATATTCTCTCATGGCTCTCATTTTAGGAATAGTTGTCGGTCTTGTAGTCCTAGAGATAAAGCACAGGAAACGCGAAGACGCGAATGGCTAAATGTTATTGCAGAATGAAGACGACTATCTGACACGAATGTGCGATAGCTGGGAAAGAGGGGCTTCATCGTCGCGCTCAGTTAATCTTGCGCCATGGTATGCACGCAATCGGCCGCAAGGAGCGCGGCACGAATGTGATTCGCGCGGACGTTATCGAAACTTGCAATCTTCAAAACGCTAATTATCTGTTGACGCATCAATGAAAGAAAAAATCATCTTTTCATGGAGTGGCGGTAAGGATAGCGCCATGGCTCTTTATGAGCTAAAGATGATCGGCGATTGCGACATATCGGCGTTACTCACAACTGTGACAGAGGACTACGATAGAATCAGCATGCATGGCGTTCGACGGGTTCTTCTTGAGCAACAGGCTGTGTCTTTAGGTCTTTCTCTTGAAAAGATCTACATCACGAAGAATGCGACCAATGATGAGTATGAAACAAAAATGAGAGCGAAGCTGATGGAATATCACGACAGAGGTGTTTCGTCGGTTGCCTTTGGGGACATTTTTTTAGAAGAATTGAGAAAGTATAGAGAAGAAAACTTGTCAAAAATAGGAATGAAGGGGATCTTCCCTATATGGAAAAGGGATACTACTGAACTGGCAAGTACATTCATAGACCTAGGGTTAAAAGCAGTTGTAACCTGCATTGACTCAAAAATCCTTGATAAAACATTCGTCGGCAGACTCTATGACAAGCACTTCTTGGGTGATCTCCCTTCCGGTGTTGACCCATGCGGGGAAAACGGAGAATTTCATTCGTTTGTATATGATGGACCGATATTCCGAGAAAAGATAGCACTAACACCTGGAGAGGTCGTCTTACGCGATGACCGTTTTTACTTTTGTGATTTGATACCTGCCGAGGGTATTGGTGTCGGTTCTGATAACATGCAGAAGAAAGATGCCCGTCATTAGAGTTGTATCGAGTTCGCTTCATGCCGCGCACGTAATAGGCTTCAAAGAGCTCGCTGCGACTTTATTCCCGACGTTAGATGAAATCGACTAGTAATTGGAGGAGGGTATGACTAGGTTCATCCAGGATCCAGATTCACATGGCAGTCTGAAGGACTTACAGATTCTTGTTAATAACAAAAAGGAAATCCTCGATGCGAAGATTTCTGAGTGGAAGGGTGAGCGGGTTAGAGTAGAATCGGTCTCGCCTATGAAAGCCGACGAATATGCGGAGTATACGGATTCGGACTTTCTGGCAAAGCTAGGAATTGAGTCGCAGGTGAAGCATCCTTCAGTCAACTTTTGGCCGAGGAATGGTCCACAGTGGGATGCTCTAGGACGCTCTGGTGAGAACTTATACCTTGTTGAAGCCAAGGCCAATATACCTGAATTAGTCTCTCCTCCAACTGGAGCTGGCGAAGTGTCCAAATCCCAAATAATTGACTCGTTAAGTGAGGTTAAAGAGTATCTCAACATTAACGATGCTGTGGATTGGACAGGAAAATTTTATCAGTACACGAACAGAATCGCTCATCTCTATTATCTAAGAGTAATGAACGGATTCAAGGTGCACCTACTCTTCATTTATTTTGTGAACGACTTGGATGTCAAAGGACCGTCTTCAATTGAAGAGTGGCGTGGGGCCATACAAATAATGGAGAACTATTTGGGTATCAGCAAACATCACAAACTTAAGAGATATATCGGAGAATTTTTCGTCGAAGTCAGTGCTTTACGCTAGCATGGCTTTTTCACAACAAGATCATAATATATGTGGAGTGACATAAAGAATAGTCGATAGCAATGGAATTTTACTCGTCGCAACAAGCGAGGCTGCCTTCGTATTGTAAACGTTAGCGACAGCCGACATTGCAATGCCAATTATTCGTTAGGAGAAATCACATGAGATCATTGACACGGTTTATTAATAACAATCGGCTTGTTCTCTATTCTCTTGAGAAGACTAGGAAGTTCTATCGTCAGTATGACCCAGGATGGTACCTGTACAGAAGAGTTGCATCAGAGATAAACATGGAAGCTAAATTCAGAGATGAGTTCATCGAGCTAGTCTACGTGACATTGTCGGCTTGGAATATGAATTCTCGTAGGGCCAGGCTTGCCGGATTCGATGTCTTCAAAGAATCAATACATGAACATAGAGACAGATTTGCCAGACTATCGAACTTCTGTCTTGACGGGCTGACAAGCGCACAGTTGAATGAAATTTTATGGGTGGACGGCCACGCGCTGTTCTCAAACCTTGTGTTGGTTGCGGACACCAAGCCCAGATTGGTTACCTATTCTAAGACATTGCACTTCTTTCTTCCAGATCTGTTCATGCCTATCGACAGGACATACACGCTCAATTATTTCTGTGGTAATCTCAACGTTCCAAGGAGGGTTGAACACCAATTCGAACTTCTTTGTAAAGTCCTTGAGGAAGCTCGTCGATTTGCTGCATCGGTTCCTCTTGCCCATTTCATTGATAGAGTCTGGAATGCCAATGTTCCCAAAACAATCGACAATATTATTATCGGTTATCAATTGCTAAATCGTCATTGAGATGGAAGTAAGAAATTAATCGGGAAGGATCTCTACCAATATTTCATGATCTTATGTTGAGTTCGTGAAGAACCTGATTACAGAAAAAGGAAAATCGCCATGAAATACGAAAACAGGATTGTTGCTTTTATAGACATCCTAGGCTTTAAAGCGATTGTCGGAGCTACCCTCGACGAAGACGGAAACGAGGTTTCGGAGAAAATTAAGACCCTGAACGATACATTACTTCTGGTTCGACACGAATTCGATATGGATGAGCCGGACACGAAACTTACAAAATCAAGACAAGTTACCCAATTTTCGGACTCAGTTGTAATCTCCTTCCTTGCGCAGGAGCCAAGTGAAGTTTTCTACATTCTTCTCGACCTATTACATCTGGTGATAAACTTCGTAGGCGTCGGTGTCTTGTGCCGGGGTGGAATTGCATTTGGTAAATTGATACATACAGATAAGGTTCTGTTCGGACCTGCTCTTATCAAAGCTTATGAAACTGAAACCCGGGCCGCCCTTTTTCCGCGAATTATTCTTAGTGATTATATTATTGCCCTTGGTGCCAAATACCACTTGTCACATCATGATCCTGCAGACGAATTGGACTCAATATTGGATATAGTAACGGTCGACACTGACGGGATGTACTATATTGATTACTTCACCAATGCACAATCTGAGCTAAATGATCCAGCGTATGATATGCCTGAGTATATAACAAGACTTCGGAAGATTATAAAAGAGATGTCCCAGCATGACGAACCTGATATTGTCGTCAAGTTTGGCTGGATGAAAGACAAGTTTAACAAGCTAATAGATGTTTCAAGAGGCGAAGCCTTTATAAAAAGGCTAAAGAAGAGTGGCAACTATGAACTCGCTGAATTCTATTCGAAACAAGTCCATATGTGAGAACGCATTTAAGCTAGCTGCATTGGCCTCATTTATGCTGCAAGCATAACGACAAGCTTGGAGAAATGATGACGAACAGGGCCAACGAGTCCGCTGGGAGATTTGATTGGAGAACGAAAAAAACTTAAGCTGATGTAGTGTTTCCAGAAAAAGCATGGTGGCCCTTGGGCGGTTTGATTTAGGGTTCTCGCTTGCACTTCATGGATGCGAATAATAACTTTCAAAGTCAAATGGGTGTGTCGAAAAATTTTTCATGGGTTCAAAAGGAAATGTGAAGGCAAAAAAAAGGGCTTACATATCAAGGAATTGGAAGGTTGCAACGCCGATACCCGTGGTCTCTCTCTTCTGGCGCATTACGCACGAATTCAAGACGTCATTTGGACGTGTTTTAGATATGGGAGCTGGGGATTGTAGATTCGCTCGAGGCGTTAAATTTCAGAGTTACGTGGGCGTGGAGATCGATCAGCGCATCTCTGCTGACATCCAATCAGCTAAGGTGTCCTACTTACATGGCTGCGTATTTGAACATAGTGGAAATGATTACGATGCTTGCATTGGTAATCCACCATATCTTAGACACAATGAAATCGAAAATACTTGGCGACAGAAGATGATTTGGAGGTTCGATAACACACTTGGAATGACGCTCGATAGAAGGTCGAATCTTTATCTCTATTTTTTTCTGCTTGGACTTCAAAAGACAAAAATGAATGGGATAGTCTCTGTTTTGGTACCTTACGAATGGGCATTTATTCCGTCTGCAAAGTCTTTGAGAGACTACATTGAGATGAACGGATGGAGCGTTTTTGTCTATCGCCTCAACTACTCAGTCTTCAAAGGTGTTCAGACGACTGCATCTGTTAGTATCGTTGATAAATCTGATAATCGTGGCACTTGGGAATATTTTGACATAGACAAAGG from Candidatus Acidiferrales bacterium includes these protein-coding regions:
- a CDS encoding T9SS type A sorting domain-containing protein; this encodes MKNLFRFLVLLICSLASANLSIAQWVQSNGPYGGDVHALAISTDGTNIFAGTNAGGVFLSTNNGSSWTYSGLTNHAISSLVFTPDGKNIFAGVWGNMSGVYRSTDNGSSWVAVDNGMLDNRTNTCPWVYCLAISGTNLFAGTLGGGVFLSTDNGVTWTTDTSGLTNKYVLSLAVSDTNVFAGTDDGVFVSTNNGTSWTVGDSGLTNTEINSLAISPDGTKLFAGTNSSGVFLLTNNGSTWTAEDSGLGNANVYDYVNALAISPDGKNIYAGTWGGEVFLSTDNGSTWRRIGSQLAAVSTLALSPNGTNIFVGTHSNGVYLSTNTGSSWTVVNSGLMAVIINSFAFSPNNTNVFAGSGGEGVFLSTDNGLNWIPINNGIGELADITSFAISTNGASVFAGTDGGQGVFLSTDSGSSWAEANKGLTNGQVKTLAMSPDGRDIFAGTSYSGVFLSSDSGSSWTPIDSGLTNDTVYSIAISPDGAKIFAGTLGGGIFLSINNGSSWTAADSGLTNNYVHSLAISPDGTKIFAGTYGGGVFLSTNNGVSWEAVNNGLGSGSYIPPITCLAITPDGAVVFAGTDCSGLFLSTDNGSSWKSANDGAEGVIVISLAVDPSGTFVFMGTKSGGAAASSTGTNTASANSGYGVWRCSVSKIVSGVKNDPKQIPVRFALEQNYPNPFNPSTTIDYQIPGNAFVALKVFDILGREIKTLINERQAAGSHSVRFDASNLPSGVYFYRLQAGTLTESKKLTLLK
- a CDS encoding CPBP family intramembrane glutamic endopeptidase; protein product: MEKETDSTTTAHPEFGKLNNSLVLLSPLLVIIISFAAARIFKVIWGVWAWAPGILIYWIAIAILIWWGGGRSSIKRWLGSSKGGWGWSVFAVILALPALPMILTKSHLLHGISIWLPWLLLGLINPFLEEGYWRGLVLDSTSKWSKWLSVPYSALFFALNHLVGLGTTSIACRNPIFLANVFIIGICFGIIYYRTGSLRWLIFSHALTDLFSLSVPVFLNLYVPPL
- a CDS encoding T9SS type A sorting domain-containing protein, with product MLITVSTLCLTNLSVAQWVETNGPYGASVCSFAADSTTIFAGTIEGGIYRSTDDGISWVSSNGAMVSTYALSLAAIGRNIFAGSGTGEGISVSTNDGITWRTVNNGLPPSPYGFQTGVIRALIVVGTHIFAGINDPNAVVYCSTDSGTSWNFAGSGITSGSISAFAIGPEGNDSIIAAGTNDGVFLSTDYGSTWEGAGLKSEPIRSLAFYGRNLFAASFYDGVFTTSDNGVTWLAADSGLSSTQASCLLSNGSELFLGTYNEGIFRYNNDLRTWSAVNVGLPPDETNALFFNGNSLFAGLMEVGVCRSSNYGAGWNVSNKGMREYDIYSLASLGNIIFASSYYSFRSSDEGLNWVPIMYRSAFFADMDTVVFATADSGICFSTDQGVSWTTSPNDSPPLGFQYTALAAGEENLYLGGAGMCDICNQGGVYLSTDRGGCWSYRGLANISALATSGAKVYAGDVANGAANVLVSTDAGLNWDAILSAPYYMKAIAVREGEIFIGTEGGGVIHSTDDGKNWEYIDTGLSGSALLVSSILVCGQNVFAGTGAGVFSLDIDDTSWNAINTGFVLSSDAVYALASGDSNLYAGLYGSVWERPFSQITAVKQAVPPAAPLFFRLGQNYPNPFNPTTIIDYQLPSRSYVTLKVYDVLGRQVEILVNEYQSAGSHSVRFDASKLPSGVYFYRLEAGTYHETKKLLLLK
- a CDS encoding linear amide C-N hydrolase: MKQKFIRVTSIFAVAFISVISASSFRGNNGSMDPDSLTLNSLRKLDRSPFYTMTFYGDYYFKDYLDGRIEFPRLDSVDAKIKCTCFAAMGNSDSMLFGRNFDYPNSIPLLLFTHPRDGYASMSMTDLDYFGYSYKNLPDSCSNRKQLLKTPWLPIDGVNEKGVAIGIMTVEKTEPPNDSSKRTINEAAMIRLVLDYAGNVEEAIELIRHYNVNTTLIDPEPEHYLIADPSGQSVIVEFLENDTKIIRNQTPWQVATNFNVYGKNVSEINDERYLLASAELKAKLGNVSTIEAMAILKDASEINTRWLAVYNMTTKKVVISIGRNFDKVYRFNLTNSENDGSN
- a CDS encoding dihydrofolate reductase family protein, producing the protein MRKLIEITFMSLNGVMDAPDIVQEAQRYFLSSEEHNDYQKERLFAADALLLGRKTYEVLSKAYPSMAKSGGGVPMDFVDRMNSIPKYVASMSLKEASWNAKVIRGDIAEEMREIKDLPGKDIIKYGTGPLDSILFGQHLVDLLCIIVYPFVLGHGRHLFEGLEFTTHLRLSEVKRFESGTVVLEYIP
- a CDS encoding diphthine--ammonia ligase is translated as MKEKIIFSWSGGKDSAMALYELKMIGDCDISALLTTVTEDYDRISMHGVRRVLLEQQAVSLGLSLEKIYITKNATNDEYETKMRAKLMEYHDRGVSSVAFGDIFLEELRKYREENLSKIGMKGIFPIWKRDTTELASTFIDLGLKAVVTCIDSKILDKTFVGRLYDKHFLGDLPSGVDPCGENGEFHSFVYDGPIFREKIALTPGEVVLRDDRFYFCDLIPAEGIGVGSDNMQKKDARH
- a CDS encoding Eco57I restriction-modification methylase domain-containing protein, whose product is MGSKGNVKAKKRAYISRNWKVATPIPVVSLFWRITHEFKTSFGRVLDMGAGDCRFARGVKFQSYVGVEIDQRISADIQSAKVSYLHGCVFEHSGNDYDACIGNPPYLRHNEIENTWRQKMIWRFDNTLGMTLDRRSNLYLYFFLLGLQKTKMNGIVSVLVPYEWAFIPSAKSLRDYIEMNGWSVFVYRLNYSVFKGVQTTASVSIVDKSDNRGTWEYFDIDKGGIITQVPSFTESGQSPLEHGTRGRVWAMRGLSPGTNKVFTLTEGERVEANLTKKDVRACIISLKELPSKLTVLDNANFKKYFVSKNKKCWLIRTDKKPTSALKKYLRKIPEEKRSTWTCQNQTPWYRYKPHRAPKLLFGPAFKKANPLILFNKIKAIAVGSVIGIHTQSIENMNALHKKLRKYDFSSRLVPRDRGLKVIAVKQVNTVLNSLVKNPE